Proteins encoded within one genomic window of Onychostoma macrolepis isolate SWU-2019 chromosome 11, ASM1243209v1, whole genome shotgun sequence:
- the ece1 gene encoding endothelin-converting enzyme 1 — protein sequence MESLRESILHLTFQMSTYKRATLDEEELLDTGSDGIYHTSTMQVGVQRGLGLRCWAEKTHVERKLVVVVCALSVALFICIMTLGLHYKESHPGMCLSEPCVSVASRVLGALDRSVDPCQDFYNFACGGWMRKNPLPEGKSRWGPFSNLWEHNMAIMKNLLENTSMKSLSKAEQKAQWYYQACMNEIKIEALGAKPLQDLINQTGGWGLKGPWEKDNFQEVLRTVSANFRTSPFFTVFVSTDSKSSNSNIIQVDQSGLGLPSREYYLNKTANEKYLKAYLNFLVELGILLGGSEETSQKMMQEIIDFETALANITVPQEERRDEMKIYNKIQAKELATLAPAVDWMPFLSAVFAPVALNDSEPVVVYAKEYLQKVSELISNTSKSVLNNYMIMKVVRKMVSILDQRFQDAEQRFLEVMYGTKKSCTPRWKLCVSDTDSALGFALGALFVKATFSEDSKAFVEDMVSEIKWAFEDSLKTVSWMDSETKKAAKEKADAIYNMVGYPKFIMNPKELDKVFNDFDVVSDLYFQNVMNYYNFSERVTANQLRKVPNRDQWSMTPPTVNAYYNPTKNEMVLPAGILQAPFYNHAWPKAMNFGGIGVVMGHELTHAFDDQGREYDKDGNLRQWWQNSSVEAFKHQTQCMVEQYSNYSINKEPLNGKHTLGENIADNGGLRAAYKAYINWIEKHGEEATLPALGMTNHQLFFVGFAQVWCSVRTPESSHEGVITDPHSPSRFRVIGTISNSHEFSTHFGCQADSPMNPKRKCELW from the exons ATGGAATCACTGAGGGAATCTATTCttcatttaacatttcagaTGTCAACATACAAACGAGCCACACTGGATGAAGAGGAACTGTTGGACACCGGCTCCGATGGGATCTACCACACCTCTACCATGCAG gTGGGGGTTCAGCGTGGTCTGGGACTCCGGTGCTGGGCGGAGAAAACACATGTTGAGAGGAAGCTAGTGGTCGTCGTGTGTGCTCTGTCCGTGGCTCTGTTCATTTGCATCATGACTTTGGGTCTGCACTATAAAGAAT CACATCCGGGAATGTGCCTGTCAGAGCCTTGTGTTAGTGTGGCAAGTAGAGTCTTGGGGGCTCTCGATCGGTCAGTGGACCCCTGCCAGGATTTCTACAACTTTGCATGCGGGGGTTGGATGAGGAAAAACCCGTTGCCTGAAGGCAAGTCCCGCTGGGGTCCTTTCAGCAACCTGTGGGAACACAACATGGCCATCATGAAGAACTTATTag AGAATACCAGCATGAAGAGCCTGAGCAAAGCGGAACAAAAAGCCCAGTGGTATTACCAAGCTTGTATGAACGAGATTAAAATTGAAGCACTCGGGGCAAAACCACTACAGGATCTCATCAATCAG ACAGGAGGCTGGGGCTTGAAAGGCCCGTGGGAGAAAGATAACTTTCAGGAGGTTTTACGGACTGTGTCGGCCAACTTCCGAACCTCCCcctttttcactgtttttgtcAGCACAGACTCAAAAAGCTCCAACAGCAACATCATCCAG GTGGATCAGTCAGGATTGGGACTTCCCTCTAGGGAATACTATCTCAATAAGACAGCCAATGAAAAG TATTTAAAAGCATACTTGAACTTCTTGGTGGAGCTTGGAATCCTCTTGGGCGGCTCAGAGGAGACCTCTCAGAAGATGATGCAGGAAATCATAGACTTTGAAACGGCACTGGCAAACATCACAGTCCCTCAGGAAGAGCGGCGTGACGAGATgaaaatttacaataaaattcaAGCCAAAGAGTTAGCT ACATTGGCTCCTGCAGTAGACTGGATGCCTTTCCTCTCTGCAGTGTTCGCCCCTGTTGCCCTAAATGACTCTGAACCCGTGGTTGTGTACGCTAAAGAATACCTCCAGAAAGTCTCAGAACTCATCAGCAACACCAGCAAGAG CGTCTTGAATAACTACATGATCATGAAAGTGGTGCGGAAAATGGTGTCCATTTTAGACCAGAGGTTTCAAGATGCAGAGCAGCGCTTCCTTGAAGTCATGTATGGCACCAAGAAG AGCTGCACGCCACGCTGGAAACTTTGCGTCAGCGACACGGATAGCGCTCTGGGCTTTGCTCTCGGGGCGCTCTTTGTCAAAGCTACTTTTTCCGAAGACAGCAAAGCTTTT GTTGAAGATATGGTCTCCGAGATCAAATGGGCCTTTGAAGACAGCCTGAAGACTGTCAGCTGGATGGATTCCGAGACAAAAAAAGCAGCCAAAGAAAAG GCAGATGCAATATACAACATGGTTGGTTATCCAAAGTTTATTATGAACCCCAAAGAGCTGGACAAGGTGTTTAATGAC TTTGATGTTGTTTCAGATCTCTACTTTCAAAACGTCATGAATTATTACAACTTCTCTGAACGAGTGACTGCTAACCAGCTGAGAAAAGTCCCCAACAGAGATCA ATGGAGTATGACTCCACCTACAGTTAATGCCTACTACAACCCCACAAAGAATGAGATGGTACTTCCAGCAGGCATTCTCCAAGCTCCATTTTATAACCATGCTTGGCCAAA AGCAATGAATTTCGGGGGTATAGGTGTGGTTATGGGGCATGAGCTCACCCATGCCTTTGACGATCAAG GAAGAGAGTATGATAAGGATGGGAATTTGCGTCAGTGGTGGCAAAATTCTTCAGTGGAGGCTTTTAAACACCAGACCCAGTGCATGGTGGAGCAGTACAGCAACTACAGTATAAACAAAGAACCTCTAAACGGGAAACACACTTTGGGAGAAAATATTGCTGACAACGGAGGCCTGAGAGCAGCTTATAAG GCCTATATAAACTGGATCGAGAAGCATGGTGAGGAGGCCACTCTGCCTGCCCTTGGAATGACCAATCATCAGCTGTTTTTTGTGGGATTTGCTCAG GTGTGGTGCTCAGTTCGGACACCTGAAAGCTCTCACGAGGGCGTTATTACTGACCCCCACAGTCCATCGCGTTTCCGGGTCATTGGCACCATCTCCAATTCCCATGAGTTCTCTACACACTTTGGCTGCCAGGCAGACTCACCCATGAACCCCAAGCGCAAGTGTGAGCTGTGGTGA